In Ipomoea triloba cultivar NCNSP0323 chromosome 15, ASM357664v1, one genomic interval encodes:
- the LOC116005960 gene encoding uncharacterized protein LOC116005960, producing MKEGKREGKAVVVGGSIAGISCAHALIRAGWEVVVVEKTSAPPTGSLTGAGLGLDPLARKLIESWLPQPDLLHHSTLPLTIDEHKATDAEKKISWKLTRDEDFNFRTAYWADLYSLLYNALPQNIVFWGHSFLSFSLSDDKSRVSVKTKVLSTGDMISIVGDLLVAADGCLSSIRQSFLPDFKLRYSGYCAWRGVLDFSNNENSEAIIGLKAAYPDLGRCLYFHLGSRTHSALYELLNKRINWIWYINHPEPELKGTSVTMKVSNDMVKNMHREAEKVWPREFARLIRETKDPFINIIYDADPLEKIFWDNVVLVGDAAHPTTPHGLRSTNMSVLDAAVLGKCLEKWGLENLTSALEEYQCVRLPVALEQVLHSRRLGRIKQGLPLPDCHAFDPINATADECEELQLKKIPYFSDVPSLLSI from the exons ATGAAAGAAGGAAAGAGAGAAGGCAAGGCTGTGGTGGTAGGGGGAAGCATAGCAGGGATATCGTGCGCGCACGCGCTCATCAGAGCTGGCTGggaagtggtggtggtggagaaaACCTCTGCGCCGCCGACCGGCAGTCTCACCGGCGCCGGACTCGGACTCGACCCTTTGGCCCGGAAACTCATCGAGTCTTGGCTCCCTCAGCCCGAccttcttcatcactccacctTGCCACTCACAATCGACGAA CACAAGGCAACAGATGCAGAAAAGAAAATCAGCTGGAAATTAACAAGGGATGAAGATTTCAACTTTAGAACAGCTTATTGGGCTGATCTCTATAGCCTTCTGTATAATGCTCTGCCCCAAAATATTGTATTCTGGGGTCATTCATTTCTCTCCTTTTCTTTATCTGATGACAAATCTCGTGTCAGTGTCAAAACGAAGGTCCTTAGTACTGGGGACATGATCTCCATTGTTGGTGATTTGCTTGTTGCTGCTGACGGCTGTTTATCTTCAATCAGGCAAAGTTTCCTTCCCGACTTCAAACTAAG GTATTCGGGTTATTGTGCATGGAGAGGGGTtcttgatttttcaaataatgAGAATTCTGAAGCCATAATTGGCTTAAAGGCAGCATATCCAGATCTTGGTAGGTGCCTTTACTTTCACCTGGGATCAAGAACTCATAGTGCCCTTTATGAGCTATTGAACAAAAGGATAAACTGGATTTGGTACATTAATCATCCTGAACCAGAACTTAAG GGAACTTCGGTTACTATGAAAGTAAGCAATGACATGGTCAAGAATATGCACAGAGAAGCAGAGAAGGTTTGGCCTCGTGAGTTTGCGAGGTTGATAAGAGAAACAAAGGATCCGTTTATAAACATAATATATGACGCTGATCCCTTGGAGAAAATTTTTTGGGATAATGTGGTGTTGGTTGGGGATGCAGCTCATCCCACGACTCCCCACGGGCTGAGAAGTACAAACATGTCGGTTTTGGATGCTGCAGTTTTAGGTAAATGCCTCGAGAAGTGGGGATTGGAGAATCTAACTTCTGCGCTCGAAGAGTATCAGTGTGTTCGGCTGCCAGTTGCATTGGAGCAAGTTCTACATTCGAGGCGACTAGGTCGCATCAAACAAGGTTTGCCCTTGCCTGATTGCCATGCTTTTGATCCAATAAATGCAACTGCAGATGAATGTGAAGAGCTTCAGCTGAAGAAAATTCCTTATTTTAGTGATGTACCTTCACTATTGTCAATATGA
- the LOC116006131 gene encoding uncharacterized protein LOC116006131, translating to MKGGKRKGKAVVVGGSIAGISCAHALIGAGWDVVVLEKTSAPPTGSPTGAGLGLDPLARKLVQSWLPQPDLLHRSTLPLTIDQNKATDAEKKISWTLTRDEDFNFRAAYWADLYSLLYNALPQNIVFWGHSFLSFSVSDDKSYVSVETKVLNTGDTISIVGDLLVAADGCLSSIRRSFLPDFKLRYSGYCAWRGVLDFSNNESSEAIIGIKAAYPDLGRCLYFDMGSGTHSVLYELLNKRMNWIWYINQPEPELKGTSVTMKVSNDMVRNLHEEAEKVWAPELARLIRETKDPFLNVIYDADPLQQIVWDNVVLIGDAAHPTTPHGLRSTNMSVLDAAVLGKCLEKWGLENLSSALEEYQSIRLPVASEQVLHSRRLGRIKQGLRLPDRHTFDPKNATPDECEELQQKKMPYFSYVPSLLSM from the exons ATGAAAGGGGGGAAGAGAAAAGGCAAGGCAGTGGTGGTAGGGGGAAGCATAGCAGGGATATCCTGCGCGCACGCGCTCATCGGAGCAGGCTGGGACGTGGTGGTGCTAGAGAAAACCTCCGCGCCGCCGACTGGCAGTCCCACCGGCGCCGGACTCGGTCTCGACCCTCTGGCCCGGAAACTCGTCCAATCTTGGCTCCCTCAGCCCGATCTTCTTCATCGCTCCACTCTGCCACTCACAATCGACCAA AACAAGGCAACAGATGCAGAAAAGAAAATCAGCTGGACATTAACAAGGGATGAAGATTTCAACTTTAGAGCAGCTTATTGGGCTGATCTCTATAGCCTTCTGTATAATGCTCTGCCCCAAAATATTGTCTTCTGGGGTCATTCATTTCTCTCCTTTTCAGTGTCGGATGACAAATCTTATGTCAGTGTCGAAACGAAAGTCCTTAATACTGGGGACACAATCTCCATAGTTGGTGATTTGCTTGTTGCTGCTGATGGCTGTTTATCATCAATCAGGCGAAGTTTCCTTCCTGACTTCAAACTAAG GTATTCAGGTTATTGTGCATGGAGAGGGGTtcttgatttttcaaataatgAGAGTTCAGAAGCCATAATCGGCATAAAGGCTGCATATCCAGATCTTGGTAGGTGCCTTTACTTTGACATGGGGTCAGGAACTCATAGCGTGCTTTATGAGCTATTGAACAAAAGGATGAACTGGATTTGGTACATTAATCAGCCTGAACCAGAACTTAAG GGAACTTCAGTTACCATGAAAGTGAGCAATGACATGGTCAGGAACTTGCACGAAGAAGCAGAGAAGGTTTGGGCTCCTGAGTTGGCGAGGTTGATAAGAGAAACAAAGGATCCTTTCTTGAATGTAATATACGATGCTGATCCTTTACAGCAAATTGTTTGGGATAATGTGGTGTTGATTGGGGATGCAGCTCATCCCACGACTCCCCACGGGCTAAGAAGTACAAACATGTCAGTTTTGGATGCTGCAGTTTTAGGTAAATGCCTCGAGAAGTGGGGATTGGAGAATCTGAGTTCCGCGCTCGAGGAGTATCAGTCTATTCGACTGCCAGTTGCATCAGAGCAAGTTCTACATTCAAGGCGACTAGGCCGCATCAAACAAGGTTTGCGCTTACCTGATCGCCATACTTTTGATCCAAAAAATGCAACTCCAGATGAATGTGAAGAGCTTCAGCAGAAGAAAATGCCTTATTTTAGTTATGTACCTTCACTATTGTCAATGTGA
- the LOC116005485 gene encoding EG45-like domain containing protein codes for MILRMSDLHSLIFLLFIILVLLSPPSCADIGTTSQYSPPYTPTACFGSGASQFPSSNYFAAAGEGIWDNGASCGRQYLVSCISSVLPKACKAGQTIQIRIVDRAQSSVSKSTRPGTTMVLSNAAFAAIADPSAPSLNIEFQQV; via the exons ATGATACTCAGAATGTCAGACCTCCATTCCCTCATCTTCCTTCTCTTCATCATTCTTGTGCTCTTATCTCCTCCTTCATGTGCTGATATAGGGACTACAAGCCAGTATAGCCCACCTTACACTC CGACGGCTTGCTTTGGGAGCGGGGCGTCGCAGTTTCCGTCGAGCAATTATTTCGCGGCGGCCGGCGAGGGCATTTGGGACAACGGCGCATCTTGTGGGAGGCAGTATTTGGTGAGCTGCATAAGCTCGGTTTTGCCCAAAGCTTGTAAAGCGGGTCAGACCATTCAGATTCGGATCGTGGATCGGGCGCAATCCTCGGTTTCCAAGTCAACTCGCCCCGGAACCACCATGGTTCTTTCTAACGCCGCTTTCGCCGCCATTGCCGATCCCTCGGCCCCCTCGttaaatattgaatttcaaCA GGTGTAA
- the LOC116007704 gene encoding EG45-like domain containing protein isoform X1: MILRMSDLHSLIIFPLFIILVLLSPPSCADIGTTSQYSPPYTPTACFGSGASQFPSSNYFAAAGEGIWDNGASCGRQYLVSCISSVLPKACKAGQTIQIRIVDRAQSSVSKSTRPGTTMVLSNAAFAAIADPSAPSLNIEFQQV, encoded by the exons ATGATACTCAGAATGTCAGACCTCCATTCCCTCATCATCTTCCCTCTCTTCATCATTCTTGTGCTCTTATCTCCTCCTTCATGTGCTGATATAGGGACTACAAGCCAGTATAGCCCACCTTACACTC CGACGGCTTGTTTTGGGAGCGGGGCGTCGCAGTTTCCGTCGAGCAATTATTTCGCGGCGGCCGGCGAGGGCATTTGGGACAACGGCGCATCTTGTGGGAGGCAGTACTTGGTGAGCTGCATAAGCTCCGTTTTGCCCAAAGCTTGTAAAGCGGGTCAGACCATTCAGATTCGGATCGTGGATCGGGCGCAATCTTCGGTTTCCAAGTCAACTCGCCCCGGAACCACCATGGTTCTTTCTAACGCCGCTTTCGCCGCCATTGCCGACCCCTCGGCCCCCTCGttaaatattgaatttcaaCA GGTGTAA
- the LOC116007704 gene encoding EG45-like domain containing protein isoform X2, which translates to MILRMSDLHSLIIFPLFIILVLLSPPSCADIGTTSQYSPPYTPTACFGSGASQFPSSNYFAAAGEGIWDNGASCGRQYLVSCISSVLPKACKAGQTIQIRIVDRAQSSVSKSTRPGTTMVLSNAAFAAIADPSAPSLNIEFQHF; encoded by the exons ATGATACTCAGAATGTCAGACCTCCATTCCCTCATCATCTTCCCTCTCTTCATCATTCTTGTGCTCTTATCTCCTCCTTCATGTGCTGATATAGGGACTACAAGCCAGTATAGCCCACCTTACACTC CGACGGCTTGTTTTGGGAGCGGGGCGTCGCAGTTTCCGTCGAGCAATTATTTCGCGGCGGCCGGCGAGGGCATTTGGGACAACGGCGCATCTTGTGGGAGGCAGTACTTGGTGAGCTGCATAAGCTCCGTTTTGCCCAAAGCTTGTAAAGCGGGTCAGACCATTCAGATTCGGATCGTGGATCGGGCGCAATCTTCGGTTTCCAAGTCAACTCGCCCCGGAACCACCATGGTTCTTTCTAACGCCGCTTTCGCCGCCATTGCCGACCCCTCGGCCCCCTCGttaaatattgaatttcaaCA TTTCTAA